The region AGATCTGCATGATGTTGCTGTATCAGGGCCAGCGAACCGCTTACGTTCGGGGCCGACATGGAGGTCCCTGAACTGTTCCTGTAGTCCTCGTCACTCTCTGAATAGGCCGAAAACAGCCGGTCTCCATTGGCAACCAGGTCGGGTTTAATCCGGCCATCATCGGTGGGACCAAAGGCGGAAAAACTGGTGATCATTACGTTTTCCCTGCCGGTATATCCCAGGGGCATATCCCGGACAGCTCCCACGGTAAGAATATTTTTGGCCGTACTGCTTGGGCCCATGGTGTCGAAACCCTCGTCCCCTCCGTCCTTATCTCTGACCACCGGGGAAACAACCCAGGCGCCGTTTTCCCAGACATAGTGTTCGGTCCCCGGAGAAGGGCCCTCTCCACGGTCGTTCCCGGCCGATTTCACGATCAGGTAATCCGGATGCCTTCGGGCAATCCGGTCATACTCGCGCGCATCGCGATGGTAAAACCCAAACAGGTAATCCTCTTCCCCGCTGATGGAAAGATCCCCCCACCATTGCCAGCGTTCCTGGTCACTGTTATAATCCCAGCCTGCAATCAGGCCGTAGGAGTGATTGGATATCAATAACCCCTGAGAGGCAGCTGCTTCCATTTCCTGCAGGTCCTGATCCCAGTCATAAGCTTCAATAATGACCTTCCCGGCCATTCCTCTGGCCGAGGCATTCAGTCCACTGGCCCCGATAGTCCCGCTCACATGGGTCGAGTGGCCCGCCACCTCGTCTGAACCATCCAGGATCAGTGCGCGGCTGTCAAATTCCACATGAGTGCTTCGGTGTACCCCCCCGTCCCAGACCCCGACGACCACACCGGAACCATCCAGATGGTAAGCCAGACCTCCTTCTGTCCAAACTCTGTCCGTGGACAGAGTCCTGGCAGCCATCAGGTTATGGGTGGTGAGAAATTCAGGTTTCATCCGGGCATTAAAGCCGCGTATCGCTACAATCCTTCCATCGGGATAGATCTGTTTACTTAGCAGCTGAAGGCTATCCGCACTCCGGAGAGTCTGCTTTCTTTCAGGTGCGGGCTCTATGAATCCGATTTCTGAACGCCTCTCTTCTGCAGAGCCCTCACGGATCAATTGAACCTGTCCCTTTGCCAGAGTCAATATCCCCAATAACACACCGGTATAAATCAGTCGCTTTCCCACCATTTTTTTTTGCCAGCACAATAATAATACCAAATATGCCATTACCGAAAGGATCGGGGCAGAAAGTGATTTATCTGGAGTATATTTTATCTTCCACCCGCTTCAGTATCCTGTTTCGGATGCCGGAAGACTGCCTGATCAGCTCCGCACCTTCTTTTTCCATTTTCGCAACTTCCGGGTGTTCTTTTATACCTCCGGCGTTGATCTGCACATTGAGCCAGGCACCCTCTATGCAGGCATGTATGGCCAGGGCACCCACCCCGGCATCCGTTACACTGTTGGGATTCCCGTTCTCAACCATGGCCTCCGCCACTTCAAACCCTGAAAAGGCCATCTTCATCACCTCAAAGGGTACCTGAATGGCGCGTAAGGTGGCTGCTTCAATGGCTTCCCTCCTGCGTTCCTGCTCCTCCCCGGACTTTTTGGAAAGACCATAGGCTGCCATAATTGCCTCAAAGGCCCTGGTATCTTCATCCACCAGTTGCAGGAGTCGCTCCTGGATGGCCTTTCCTCGTTCGGCCCATTCAGAGAACTCTTCCCAGCGATCGTCCCATCCCCTCTTGTGTGAAGAGAGATTGGCCACCATGGTGGCCAGGGCCGCACCCATGGATCCCATGCAGGCACTAACAGATCCTCCGCCGGGTGCGGGAGATTCGGAGGCCGTCTCCTCCATAAAGGCCCTGAGGCTTTTATCTGCCAGGCACGTGCCATCCTCCTTTTTCATCTGGTATTCAATGATTTTCTCCCGGGGATCAAAGGGCTCCAGTTCGTCGAGCCCCATGGATTTAACGGCTATCTTGATTAATTCCCGGTCCGGTACTCCCGTGGAGCGCTTCTGCTTTTTCAGAAAATAACGGCCCGCATCGAGCATGGCCTTCAGTGGCACCAGTCCGACCAACTCGGAACCGGTAACCCGTATGCCCCGCGCCTCAGCCTTCTTACATACCTCATCAAAGGCCACATGAACAGGAGTTACCGAAATATTAGTCAGATTCATGGAAATCTGAGCCACCCCGTACTCCTCAATAAACCAGCCAATGGCCTTGACCTCCTTCAGGGAACCGGGGACCATAACCGGTGTTCCGTCTGAATTCGTTACGATCCTGCCCGTCAGGGGATCTCCCTCCCTGAGGGTGCGTCCCCGCTCTCTTACATCGAATGCAATGGAATTTGCCCGTCTGGTGGAGGTGGTATTGAGGTTGATATTATAGGCAACCAGGAAATCCCTGGCACCCAACGCAATGGCCCCGGTGCGCGGAACGAACTGAGCTCTGCCGTAATCGGGTTTCCACTCCGGATCCTTCAGTTTCTCTTTCAATCCTTCATATTCGCCGGATCGCACACTGGCCAGGTTTTTCCGGTCCGGATGTATTGCCGCATTCTCGTAGCAATAGACCGGTATCCCAATCTCATTTCCTATCCTTTCGGCCAGTTGACGGGCATAGGTCACCGTCTCCTCCATAGAAATCCCGGACACAGGAACCAGAGGGCACACATCCGTGGCTCCGAACCTGGGATGCTCGCCCTGGTGCTTACTCATGTCTATTAACTCCGAAGCCCGTTTAACTGCCAGGAAGGCAGCTTCCACCACCGGCCCGGGCGATCCCACAAAAGTAACGACGGTGCGGTTTGTGGCTCTCCCGGGATCCACATCCAGCAGCTTCACACCTTCTACTGATTCCACCTGATCGGTGATCCGCCGGATCACTTCCATATCCCTTCCCTCGCTAAAATTGGGAACGCACTCTATTATCTGCTCCATAAAACTTATTGAATTTTTCCGTTTAAGATCACTTTGTTTATCTGGCTGCTTCCATAGCTATAAGGCATAAAGCCAAACCCGGGCATAGGTACTGTAAGGATCAGGTTGGCCACCTTGCCCGGGGTGATGGAGCCATGTGTCTTCTCCAGTCCCAGGGCATAGGCTCCGTTTCGGGTAACAGCGTTCAGCACTTCATAAGGAAGCATTTTCAGCAGCATGATCCCCAGTGACATCACCAGCTCCATATTCCCCGAAGGAGAAGATCCCGGGTTAAAATCGGATGCCAGGGCCACGGGAAGTCCGGCCTCAATGATCTTTCTGGCCGGGGCATAAGGCATCCCCAGGAACAGGGATGCTCCCGGGAGCAGGGTGGGCATGGTAGCACTTCCCTTTATGGCTGCCAGCTCCTCCTCCCCCACAAACTCCAGGTGGTCCACCGAACGGGCCCCGTATTTTACACCCGCCTGCACTCCACCTGAGAAGTCCAGCTCATTGGCATGTATTTTAGGAGGCAGTCCATATTTCACCCCTGCCTCCAGGATCCGTTCCGTCTGATCCACGGTAAAAAACCCCCGGTCGCAGAACACATCCACAAAGTCGGCCAGCCCCTCCTCTGCCACAGCGGGGATCATCTCGTCGATGACCAGCTGCACATAAGCGTCGGGATCCTTCTTAAATCGGGCCGGAAACGCGTGCGCTCCCAGAAATGTGGAGCGAACGGTCAGATCGGTTTCCTCCGCGATCCTCCTGATTACACGGAGCATCTTCAGTTCATCCCGCAAGTTCAGTCCGTACCCGCTTTTGATCTCCACAGCTCCGGTTCCCGACCGGATGATCTCCCTGGCCCTGGGAAGCGACTGGGCGAACAGTTCATTTTCTGAGGTAGCTGATAATAGCTTTGCCGAGTTCAGGATCCCTCCTCCCCTCCGGGCGATCTCCTCGTAACTTAATCCCCGGATCTTATCCTCATATTCCAGTTCCCGGCTCCCTGCATAAACCAGGTGGGTATGTGAATCGCAGAAAGCAGGCATCACAATACCCCCGCGGCAGTCCAGCACTTCATCATCCGGGAATGGAATTACCTCCCCCTCTCCGAAGCAGGCAATGTTCCCCTGTTCGATAACCAGCCAGGCATCCTGCAAAGCATCCACAGAGGCCATCGCTTTACCTGCAACCCAGGCGTCCGGCTCATGATCGACCACCAGCAGGCTGCCAATATTTTTCAGGACTAGTCTCACACCACGAAGATATGAAATTGACAGCGCTCCATGAATGTTATAGAGCAATCTTACTTCAGCAGATAGGCGATGGCCACTCCCAGGTAGTTCCCTATGGCGTAGCCGATGACTCCGATAATCATCCCCGGTATCACCACTTCCTTGTTGCGAATGGCAGCTGCCACAACGGGTACAAAAGGCGGAGAGTTGGACAGCGCTGTGGAAGTGATGATGTAATCGTCCACATTGATTCTGAATATCCATGAAAGAATGGCATGCAAAACCAGCGAGCCTACAATCACCAGGGCAATATAGAGCAGGAGGTTTGCCATCAGGTGTATATTCTCCACATTGAACAGGGATATCAGGTCTGCCTTGGAGGCCACAATAATGCAGAACACATAGATAAAGTACATTCCCAGCTGGAATGAGCTTTTAATCCGGTTAATAGCCGGAATCAGAGAAGCTGCGATCCCCAGAGTGGTTACCGTCAGAACGGCAGCCGTATCTTTGGCATCCCCCGTGAAAAGAAAGGTGGTCCCGTAGCCAATCCCGAAAATCAACAGGGCCACGCCAAAGGCTTTGAGAATACCCAGAAAGTTATTTCTCCTGAAAAAACCCTCGTAACTCTCAAAATCCGACACATCAAGCTCGTCGCGGAGCCCTATTTCCCGGTCCTTGCCATACGACCGCAGAAACAGACCAAAAAGAGGCTTGGCCCCGGTGATCAGAAAAAGCAGGATCAGTGCCCCGATCACCAGTTCGGCCGTATGCGTCAGAATATAAAGTTCCTCCTCCACAGCCAGTGCCCGGGCGATGGCAGCCAGGTTTGGCGTTCCCCCGGTGTATACTCCAATCATCATCCCCGAAATCTTCCAGATCTCCGGAATACTGTTCCTGAATACAAAGAAGCCCACGAAAACCAATACGACCACCGATGCCACACCCAGCAACAGGGAAATAAAGGTGGTTTTGGCCATCCTGGCCCATTTTACAACGTTTTCGGAAAAAAGTACCAGTGGGATTCCCAGGAGGATGGTCACTCCCATTATATCGCCCTGGGTACCCAGTATGGAATCAGGGATAAGATGGATGTTTCCCATCACCAGTCCGATTCCGTAACAGAACACCACAATACCAATTTTATTAATAATGGAAAACTGGGTGCTGTAGTAAAGAAGAAATGCTGGAATAAGGAAATAGCTGGCAATAATGATTGCGCCCATAGGATTCAGCTTTTAGCTCAGCTCCAAAAATAATCAAAAAGCCGAAAGTCAAAAGCTGATGATTATTTTTTTAGCTTACTCGGGACAATCCTTAAAGCTCTTTTCATATTGCTCAATGGCCCTGAAACTCATACCCATGCTGGAGAACCCCCCGTCATGGAAAAGGTTCTGCATGGTCACTTTCCGCGTCAGGTCGGAGAACAGCGTGATACAGTAATTTGCACAATCGGCTGCAGTCGCATTCCCCAGAGGAGACATACGCTCGGAAAAATCCTCCAGCTTGTCGAAGCCATGCACCCCGCTTCCTGCAGTGGTGGGGGTGGGAGATTGAGATACAGTATTGATACGGATCCGCCTGGAGCGTCCGTACATATAGCCAAAACTCCTGGCGATGGATTCCAGGATGGCCTTGGCATCGGCCATGTCATTATATCCGGCAAAGGTTCTCTGTGCAGCTACGTAAGAGAGAGCAACCACAGAACCCCATTCGTTAATGGCATCCAATTTCCTGGCTGTGCTTAAGACCTTATGCAGTGAAAATGCAGATATATCCAGGGTTTTGTGGTAGTAGCCGTAATTCAGTTCATCATATTCCAGGCCCTTTCTTACATTGGGCGACATACCGATGGAGTGCAGTACAAAATCGACTTTCCCGTCCAGGATCTCCATGGATTTCCGGAACAGATGATCCAGGTCCTCGAGGCTGGTGGCATCCGCAGCAATCACCTGGGAACTGGTCTTCTCGGCCAGCTCGTTGATGGTCCCCATTCTTAATGCGATAGGTGCGTTGCTAAGAACAATCCGGGCCCCTTCTTCATGAGCCCTCTCAGCCACCTTCCAGGCTATGGATTGTTCATTCAGAGCTCCGAAAATGATCCCCTTTTTTCCTTTCAGTAAATTATAAGCCATGATATTATGATTTGAATTTTATTTTCTGCCCTAATAACAATTGAAGGTATACTTTGTGCGATCCATACCTAAATACGAAGCAGTACGCGGGCATTGGAAAGTGCCGCTTCAGTAAGCTCTTCTCCGGACAACATCCGGGCAATCTCAGTAATACGCTCCTCGCCGTGTAACTTACGGATCCTGGTATAGGTGGCATCACTGGTATCTTCCTTGTAGACCACAAATTGTTCGGCTCCCCTGGAGGCTACCTGGGGCAGGTGGGTAATGGCTATCACCTGCCTTCCCCGGGCCAGGTGGTTCATGATGCCACCAACTTTATCGGCAATCTCACCGCTGACCCCGGCATCTATTTCGTCAAAGATCAGGGTCGGCATCCCTTTCCGGTCCGAAACCATGGACTTGATGGAGAGCATCAGCCTGGATACCTCTCCGCCGGAAGCCACTTTGGAGATTTCTTCAAGCGGCAGCTGCTTATTGGCAGAAAACAGGAATCTGACCTGGTCCGATCCATGTTTGTCATAGGTGCTGGTTTTCACCAGCTCCACCTTAAACCTGGCATTGGGTATCCCCAGTTGCCAGAGTTGTTCAACCACCTTCTGCTGCATTTGTCCGGCACTCGAGCTCCGTTTCCCATGCAGTACCCCGGCCTCTTGTTCCAGGGCATGAAGCAGGGCAGACTGCTCCTTCTTCAGCTTTCCGATCCTTTCATCAGAAAAGCTCAGGGCATCGATCTTTTCGCCCAGTTGATCCCTCAGCTCAATTAACTCTTCCAGTTGCCGCACCCGGTGTTTCTGCATCAGGCCAAAGAGCAGGTCCATCCGCTCCCTGAGTTGCTCCAGTTCACCCGGATCCAGTCCCGTTTTTCCGGCCTCGCTCTCCACTTCTGAAGCAAGATCTTTCAATTCTATGTATGCCGACTCCATCCTTTCAGCTAGAGCTCTGGAAGGAGTATAGAGGGGTGAGATCTTCTGCATCTGGCTTAGTGAGGAACGCAACCTGTCGAGGATACCGCTGTCTTCCTCAGCAAGATGTCCGGCCGTCTCAGAGAGTGCGGTACGGATCTCTTCTGCATGTTCGGCACGCTGCAGATCGGCTTCCAGACCGGCCATCTCTCCTTCCGTCAGTTGTGCCGACTCCAGTTCCTGGAAGAGAAACTGCATATACTCCAGTTCCTCCTTCAAGGCTGCAGTCTCCCTGCTGACCCGTTCCAGTTCCCCGCTAATCTCCGTATAAGCAGCAAAGGTCTTCCTGTAGCGGGCCAGCTCCTTTTCTATCCCTGCCATATGATTTATCACCTCCATCTGATACAGATGATCATTCAGCCTCAGGTTCTGATGCTGGGAATGGATATCTACCAGCAGGCTCCCCACCTCCTTCAGGAGGGGCAGATTAACAGG is a window of Bacteroidales bacterium DNA encoding:
- the hutI gene encoding imidazolonepropionase, encoding MRLVLKNIGSLLVVDHEPDAWVAGKAMASVDALQDAWLVIEQGNIACFGEGEVIPFPDDEVLDCRGGIVMPAFCDSHTHLVYAGSRELEYEDKIRGLSYEEIARRGGGILNSAKLLSATSENELFAQSLPRAREIIRSGTGAVEIKSGYGLNLRDELKMLRVIRRIAEETDLTVRSTFLGAHAFPARFKKDPDAYVQLVIDEMIPAVAEEGLADFVDVFCDRGFFTVDQTERILEAGVKYGLPPKIHANELDFSGGVQAGVKYGARSVDHLEFVGEEELAAIKGSATMPTLLPGASLFLGMPYAPARKIIEAGLPVALASDFNPGSSPSGNMELVMSLGIMLLKMLPYEVLNAVTRNGAYALGLEKTHGSITPGKVANLILTVPMPGFGFMPYSYGSSQINKVILNGKIQ
- the ftcD gene encoding glutamate formimidoyltransferase, whose amino-acid sequence is MEQIIECVPNFSEGRDMEVIRRITDQVESVEGVKLLDVDPGRATNRTVVTFVGSPGPVVEAAFLAVKRASELIDMSKHQGEHPRFGATDVCPLVPVSGISMEETVTYARQLAERIGNEIGIPVYCYENAAIHPDRKNLASVRSGEYEGLKEKLKDPEWKPDYGRAQFVPRTGAIALGARDFLVAYNINLNTTSTRRANSIAFDVRERGRTLREGDPLTGRIVTNSDGTPVMVPGSLKEVKAIGWFIEEYGVAQISMNLTNISVTPVHVAFDEVCKKAEARGIRVTGSELVGLVPLKAMLDAGRYFLKKQKRSTGVPDRELIKIAVKSMGLDELEPFDPREKIIEYQMKKEDGTCLADKSLRAFMEETASESPAPGGGSVSACMGSMGAALATMVANLSSHKRGWDDRWEEFSEWAERGKAIQERLLQLVDEDTRAFEAIMAAYGLSKKSGEEQERRREAIEAATLRAIQVPFEVMKMAFSGFEVAEAMVENGNPNSVTDAGVGALAIHACIEGAWLNVQINAGGIKEHPEVAKMEKEGAELIRQSSGIRNRILKRVEDKIYSR
- a CDS encoding DUF819 family protein, whose translation is MGAIIIASYFLIPAFLLYYSTQFSIINKIGIVVFCYGIGLVMGNIHLIPDSILGTQGDIMGVTILLGIPLVLFSENVVKWARMAKTTFISLLLGVASVVVLVFVGFFVFRNSIPEIWKISGMMIGVYTGGTPNLAAIARALAVEEELYILTHTAELVIGALILLFLITGAKPLFGLFLRSYGKDREIGLRDELDVSDFESYEGFFRRNNFLGILKAFGVALLIFGIGYGTTFLFTGDAKDTAAVLTVTTLGIAASLIPAINRIKSSFQLGMYFIYVFCIIVASKADLISLFNVENIHLMANLLLYIALVIVGSLVLHAILSWIFRINVDDYIITSTALSNSPPFVPVVAAAIRNKEVVIPGMIIGVIGYAIGNYLGVAIAYLLK
- the recN gene encoding DNA repair protein RecN is translated as MIQSLYIRNYLLIDHLELDFSTGFITITGETGAGKSILMGALSLILGQRVDTSVLKLKDAKCIVEGTFLPGEGVRKIMEANDLDYEEPATIRREIAPGGKSRAFINDSPVNLPLLKEVGSLLVDIHSQHQNLRLNDHLYQMEVINHMAGIEKELARYRKTFAAYTEISGELERVSRETAALKEELEYMQFLFQELESAQLTEGEMAGLEADLQRAEHAEEIRTALSETAGHLAEEDSGILDRLRSSLSQMQKISPLYTPSRALAERMESAYIELKDLASEVESEAGKTGLDPGELEQLRERMDLLFGLMQKHRVRQLEELIELRDQLGEKIDALSFSDERIGKLKKEQSALLHALEQEAGVLHGKRSSSAGQMQQKVVEQLWQLGIPNARFKVELVKTSTYDKHGSDQVRFLFSANKQLPLEEISKVASGGEVSRLMLSIKSMVSDRKGMPTLIFDEIDAGVSGEIADKVGGIMNHLARGRQVIAITHLPQVASRGAEQFVVYKEDTSDATYTRIRKLHGEERITEIARMLSGEELTEAALSNARVLLRI
- a CDS encoding SDR family oxidoreductase; this translates as MAYNLLKGKKGIIFGALNEQSIAWKVAERAHEEGARIVLSNAPIALRMGTINELAEKTSSQVIAADATSLEDLDHLFRKSMEILDGKVDFVLHSIGMSPNVRKGLEYDELNYGYYHKTLDISAFSLHKVLSTARKLDAINEWGSVVALSYVAAQRTFAGYNDMADAKAILESIARSFGYMYGRSRRIRINTVSQSPTPTTAGSGVHGFDKLEDFSERMSPLGNATAADCANYCITLFSDLTRKVTMQNLFHDGGFSSMGMSFRAIEQYEKSFKDCPE